TCCGAAGAACCTCGTAGAGCTCAACTTGCCATATAGTTGTGTGAAAAAACTTTGGAAAGGAAAAAAAGTAACGTTCAAGATTTCTTTACTACCAAGtcatataaatatgataaaaccTTGAAGTGTTGCTGAtgtttgtttctctcttttGCAGAGTTTGGAAAAGCTGAAAAAGATGAGAGTTAGCTACTCCTACCAGTTAACAAAACTCCCAAGACTTTCAACTGCGCCGAATCTCGAGCTTCTTGATCTTGAAGGTTGCAACAATTTGGTGAGCATCAGCCAGTCTATATGTTATCTTACAAAGCTTGTTTCTCTGAATCTGAAGGACTGCTCGAATCTGGAGAGTATTCCATCTACGGTTGATTTAGAATCTCTTGAGGTTTTGAATATTTACGGCTGCTCAAAGCTAATGAATTTTCCAGAGATTTCACCAAATGTGAAACAACTCTACATGGGTGGGACTATGGTACAAGAAATACCGCCGTCGATCAAGAACCTGGTATTGCTCGAGATACTGGACCTGGAAAACAGCAAACACCTCGTGAATATTCCAACCAGCATCTGCAAGTTGAAGCACCTTGAAACTCTGAATCTCTCAGGATGCTCAAGTCTTGAGCGGTTTCCAGGCTTGTCTAAAAAGATGAAATGCTTAAAGTCTCTTGATTTAAGCAGGACGGCCATTAAAGAGTTACCTTCCTCTGTTTCATATCTGACTTCTCTTGAAGAACTGAGACTTATAGAGTGCCGGAACCTCGCAAGCTTGCCTGATGATGTGTGGAGCCTAAGATTCAAGGTTGAATTTCGCCAAATTGATACAGCGAAGTTCTCACGACTTTGGAATAGATTAGGATGGCTTAAGAAAGATCAGATCTCTTAGATTCTTCTTCTATAAACCCTGGAATGGACACAACAAAGATCGTTGCTAGTTTCTCCAATGTAATGACAGACCCAAGAGTGCGAAATAGAACTGATGAGTGGCAGAAGAAGGAATAAAGTGAAGAGGAACTTCTAAGTAGAAAAGAAGGTTTGGTGTTATCCAGTGGCGGAGGTACCTTGTAACCAGGGGGTCACATGACCGACATggattcttcaaaaaaaaaaatatttccttgtatttttcatttaaaatataatagaatctTGAACGTTTAATCCATTTGACCCTTgtaaaatttagttattatCAAACTGACCCTAGTAAAACAAAATGCTGCCTCCGCCACTGGTGTTATCAGTTTACATGTACTATAAGAGTCAAGAGTCTGTTCGTAATTGAGATATTATagttaacaataaaaaaaaaattctaatctatcttattaatttAGAGTCTTAATTTTATCTACGATTGAGAAGTCATAATAGGACCATTATATTAGTAgtataacaaaataattatatagtaGATATCAACCAATTACTATGATATTAacgtttatataattttgacaaaataaatctattaattattttagtttcgAAAAATCAGTAACAAACAGCAAAATTATAATCTCCTAACAAGATTTGcgtatattatttaaatattgtttctgaaatatataatttacacCAACATTGATATCAACACTATTTATATAATTCCCTCACGTCATAAATACTATAGtatacaattttaatatttttattaataaatatttttgtagttctATAATGTTTATAAGcaccaaaataaattaaactattttgcATTTGCAATATGTAACACAACATCATACTTTTTTTCAtgtcaatataaaatatatctctaacaaaaaattatccGCGCAAGTGCGCggttaattagtttttttttaaaactctgTCGCTTGCGTGAAGAAGGGTGATACTGCGGTGTCGACTAATCCTATGAAATTTTTTCTTGATGTGTTGTTAgctcaaaaatgaaaattgtccaatcaaaaccaaaatttgaaagaaaataggTAAATACGACCACTGCTTTTGAGACTATAGGTTGGTGTGGCATTCGCACGTGCGTATCATCAAGATATAAATAAGTTACACGCCTAGAGTATAATGAAACGTGTGTTGTTATATAGGTTGGTAATTGTGTACTTGGTGCTTATAACGCTAAATGTAACATATATAAAGAAGATCCAACAAAACACTGCGTTCTGTTTTCACGTTTTGGTTATTCTGAAAAATGGGCGTGATTACTCCTATTGAGACTCTGTTATTAAAGTCTCAACATCGTCTTCTTCAACCTCTAGATCATTCCTACCCCGTGGTTTTTCACAACCATCGAAGAGTAACAAATTTCCCGCGCAACAGCTTTTCACCTTTTTGTCTAGgttttttctttctcctttgtttaaacattatttaaaatcttttttttttaatgaaaagtgGTCATTTTTAGATGTGTATAAGTCTTCCGTTCTTGTTTTTGATGAGATTAATTCTTGTGCAGGATCATCATCTGTAGATTTTCCATTACGCAGTGGTCCGATTACGCAAAGTAAGTACATATATTATAGGAAGAATTctgtatttgttttcttttggagTGAagcaatttaatttttgaatgtgtttaattttggtttttgccTTGTTCTACAATCCAAAGATGATAGGTCGAGTTATCCTTGGCGGAGAAATGTCTCAGAATCTGACACAAATGAGGTAAAGTACAATCAGCAAGATCCTGGTCTTTTTTGCTTCCTTGGCAAGTAATAGTTGTGTTTGGTTTCAGATCTATAATAAGCAAGTTTCTATAATGGAAACATTAAAGCAAGCCAACTCTTTTATTCCTCATGTGATTCTCTCAAGTACAATTTTAGCTCTTCTCCATCCACCTTCTTTCACATGGTTCAAGCCAAGGTTCGAATGATCAACCTTAATTAATTACAACTTTATTAGCCATTATAATCTCTAATTACTATTTATATCCTTCGTTAGGTACTTTGTGCCTGGCCTAGGGTTCATGATGTTTGCTGTTGGAATCAACTCTAATGAACGAGACTTCCTTGAAGCTCTTAAAAGACCAGACGCTATTTTCGCTGGTTACATCGGACAGTACTTGATAAAACCTCTTTTAGGTTACATGTTCGGTCTAATCGCTGTTTCTCTTTTCAATCTACCGACTCCTATAGGGGCTGGAATCATGTTGGTCTCATGTGTTAGTGGAGCTCAGCTATCGAACTACACAACTTTCTTGACAGATCCTTCGCTCGCGCCGCTTAGTATTGTCATGACATCGATCTCAACCGCTACGGCCGCCCTGGTGACACCCATGCTTTCTCTCTTACTCATTGGTAAAAAGCTTCCCGTTGACGTTATTGGGATGATCTCTAGCATTCTCCAAGTTGTTGTTACACCTATTGCCGCAGGACTACTTCTAAACCGGTAAGTACATTACATATGGGTCGGATCAATACATAGCCTCAGTGATTTTTGTAAAACCAAAAGTCATATTGATGAATTTAGATAAGATCAGTTTATCCTGATTAAATACACTCAACGTACTTAATGGCTattgaaaaactaaagttacaTGAGAAGTGTGACCGCAGGTTATTGCCAAGGTTGTCTAATGCAATCAAACCATTTCTCCCGGCGTTAACGCTAATCGATATGGCTTGTTGCATCGGAGCACCCCTCGCTTTGAACATAGATTCAATCTTGTCTCCGTTCGGCGCAACCATTTTATTCCTCGTCATCATGTTTCATCTCTTGGCTTTCGTCGCTGGTTACATTTTCACTGGTTTCTTCTTCAGCAAGGCACCTGATGTAAAATCCCTACAAAGAACATTATCCTATGAAACAGGAATGCAAAGTAGTCTTCTCGCTCTGGCCCTCGCCACGAAGTTCTTTCAAGATCCTCTCGTTGGAGTGCCTCCGGCAATCTCCGTGAGTTCGCAAACGACCTCGTTTTGCCATATATCTTTGCCTTTAGTtcttaacaatttttttcattctaACTGGAGacaatttgttattttttgtagACGGTGGTTATGTCTTTGATGGGTGTCTCGCTTGTTACGATATGGAAAAACAGAAAGGAGTAGTGACATGAGCCCATTTAAGGGGTTTTCCTTTTAAATGTAAGCCAAAACAGAGTCGATAAACCAGAGAATAATACGAATGTATGAATGTTTATACACCCTTCATGTGTAAGACTTGTGGTATCAAGTTGAGACTTTCTAGGACAAATATATTAAGAATGCAATTGTGTTCATGCGAAAACGGATACTGAACTTGAGAGTACATTATAGTTAACTAGTaatcggcccgccctacggacggGATATTGACTATTTGTTATtttcataaaactattttttgtgaaCAAATTCTTTTGTGGCGGGAGTTTGCATTTAGAAGTATTGATCATTAGAGTGTAGTTTTGTTTCCGGTTGATTTCGTAGTCACGGTTATTGATAGGatataatataacaaataaatgGTAAACCTAAAAGAAAAGAATTTGTTAGTAGGAACTTATTTTGTGTGTGTTCAGTAGTAAACAAAAGAACAGcattatttgaaaattctaAATTTGAAGGAACAAATGACCATGCTGGATATGAGACAAATCTTTGATGTCTCGCGGTAGAAGTGCCAGCCAGGATGAGAAGAACTAATCTTAGGTTGATTTCTCTTTAATATAAGCTTCACATAAGACGTATTTGACAGGACAAAAATATGTATTTGACAGATCATCCAAATAAGAGTAGAACTCACCTTATAGATATTCAAAATTAAACACATAACCGAAGCGTATCATCATTCTGTTAAGAAGTGTGACTAAATTGAAGATATAAAAATCAAATGCTTTTAAAACGTTtcagaaattttcattttttggctGTAGTAT
The window above is part of the Brassica napus cultivar Da-Ae chromosome C3, Da-Ae, whole genome shotgun sequence genome. Proteins encoded here:
- the LOC106388573 gene encoding probable sodium/metabolite cotransporter BASS5, chloroplastic codes for the protein MGVITPIETLLLKSQHRLLQPLDHSYPVVFHNHRRVTNFPRNSFSPFCLGSSSVDFPLRSGPITQNDRSSYPWRRNVSESDTNEIYNKQVSIMETLKQANSFIPHVILSSTILALLHPPSFTWFKPRYFVPGLGFMMFAVGINSNERDFLEALKRPDAIFAGYIGQYLIKPLLGYMFGLIAVSLFNLPTPIGAGIMLVSCVSGAQLSNYTTFLTDPSLAPLSIVMTSISTATAALVTPMLSLLLIGKKLPVDVIGMISSILQVVVTPIAAGLLLNRLLPRLSNAIKPFLPALTLIDMACCIGAPLALNIDSILSPFGATILFLVIMFHLLAFVAGYIFTGFFFSKAPDVKSLQRTLSYETGMQSSLLALALATKFFQDPLVGVPPAISTVVMSLMGVSLVTIWKNRKE